From Scomber japonicus isolate fScoJap1 chromosome 22, fScoJap1.pri, whole genome shotgun sequence, one genomic window encodes:
- the tmem185 gene encoding transmembrane protein 185-like produces the protein MNLRGLFQDFNPSKFLIYSCLLLFSVLLSLRLDGVIQWSYWAVFTPIWLWKLLVIIGASVGTGVWAHNPQYRAEGETCVEFKAMLIAVGLHVLLLMFEVLVCDRVARGNYFWLLVFMPLFFVSPVSVAACVWGFRHDRSLELEVLCSVNILQFIFIALRLDRIINWPWLVVCVPLWILMSFLCLVVLYYIIWSVLFLRSIDIIAEQRRTHITMAISWMTIVVPLLTFEILLVHKLDGHNSLSYVCVFVPLWLSLLTLMATTFGQKGGNHWWFGIRKDFCHFLLELLPFLREYGNVSYDLQRSDDPEAAEDLPVPEPPPKIAPMFHKKTGVVITQSPGKYFVPPPKLCIDMPD, from the exons ATGAATTTAAGGGGACTCTTTCAGGACTTCAATCCCAG TAAGTTCCTGATCTACTCGTGCCTGCTGCTGTTCTCCGTGTTGCTGTCACTGAGGCTGGATGGAGTCATCCAGTGGAGCTACTGGGCCGTGTTCACCCCAATATGGCTGTGGAAACTCTTGGTCATCATCGGGGCCTCTGTGGGAACTGGAGTCTGGGCACACAACCCCCAGTACAG GGCCGAAGGGGAGACATGTGTGGAGTTCAAGGCCATGCTGATCGCGGTTGGGCTCCACGTCCTGCTGCTGATGTTCGAGGTGTTGGTGTGCGACCGAGTGGCGAGGGGAAACTACTTCTGGCTCCTCGTCTTCATGCCTCTCTTCTTCGTGTCGCCCGTCTCTGTAGCAGCGTGCGTCTGGGGCTTCAGACACGACCGCTCCCTCGAG ctggAGGTGTTGTGCTCAGTAAACATCCTCCAGTTCATCTTCATCGCTCTGAGGCTCGACAGGATCATCAACTGGCCCTGGCTG gtggtgTGTGTCCCACTCTGGATCCTGATGTCCTTCCTGTGCCTTGTCGTCCTCTACTACATCATCTGGTCGGTCCTCTTCCTCCGCTCCATCGACATCATCGCCGAGCAACGGCGGACTCACATCACCATGGCGATCAGCTGGATGACCATCGTGGTGCCCCTCCTCACCTTCGAG ATCCTTCTGGTGCACAAACTCGACGGCCACAACAGTCTGAgctacgtgtgtgtgttcgtgccTCTGTGGCTCTCGCTGCTCACGCTCATGGCTACAACGTTTGGTCAGAAAGGAGGAAACCACT GGTGGTTCGGCATCCGTAAGGACTTCTGCCACTTCCTTTTGGAGCTCCTCCCCTTCCTGCGCGAGTACGGCAACGTCTCCTACGACCTCCAACGCAGCGACGACCCCGAGGCTGCCGAGGACCTACCCGTCCCCGAGCCGCCCCCGAAAATCGCCCCCATGTTCCACAAGAAGACGGGCGTGGTGATCACGCAGAGCCCCGGGAAATACTTCGTCCCGCCGCCAAAACTCTGCATCGACATGCCCGACTAA
- the ovol1a gene encoding putative transcription factor Ovo-like 1a, whose protein sequence is MPRAFLVKKANVSPGKRNWSELPDHERGDIYIPVSIFPPSVLVMDSEASPAETPPLCLTKHSISDTRTHAELPSSTVLGRPQSPVAPPEERIGIKRRSQGGSTYIRSKMKVTTGELPPDPSLPLPLLTIPTLPSLTPLTDVMPVALTTTPAPPETVPTVTRSASQSQSSSTGAFVCQICQKTFQYQRMLNRHIKCHNETKRHLCSFCGKGFNDTFDLKRHVRTHTGVRPYKCSLCEKAFTQRCSLESHMKKIHSVTLKYAYKERRNKLYVCEECGHTMGTQDELMLHLQSLHPDSALLKGKIAKRASGGGGREGGSTPGSPQGPDSDDTTGSAGQ, encoded by the exons ATGCCGAGGGCTTTCTTGGTAAAAAAGGCGAACGTTTCGCCGGGAAAGCGGAACTGGAGTGAACTCCCTGATCATGAACGAGGAGACATTTATATCCCAG tcTCCATCTTCCCTCCATCCGTCTTGGTGATGGATTCTGAAGCCAGCCCCGCCGAGACACCGCCGCTCTGCCTCACCAAGCACTCAATCTCCGACACGCGAACACACGCCGAGCTGCCATCGAGCACGGTGCTGGGTCGACCCCAGAGCCCCGTGGCTCCACCTGAGGAGAGGATAGGGATTAAGAGGAGGTCACAGGGTGGCTCCACATACATCCGATCCAAAATGAAG GTAACTACAGGCGAGTTACCCCCTgatccttctcttcctctccctctccttactATTCCTACCCTGCCTTCCTTAACCCCACTTACCGATGTGATGCCAGTTGCCTTGACGACAACCCCTGCCCCACCGGAGACGGTCCCCACTGTCACCAGATCAGCAAGTCAAAGTCAGAGTTCATCGACGGGGGCATTTGTGTGTCAG ATTTGCCAGAAGACGTTCCAGTACCAGCGAATGTTAAACAGACATATCAAGTGTCACAATGAGACCAAGAGGCACCTCTGCAGCTTCTGTGGCAAAGGCTTCAATGATACCTTTGACCTCAAGAGACACGTACGCACACATACAG GCGTCCGCCCCTACAAGTGCAGCCTTTGTGAAAAGGCCTTTACCCAGCGCTGCTCCCTGGAGTCCCACATGAAGAAGATCCACAGTGTCACCCTGAAGTACGCCTACAAAGAGCGACGCAACAAGCTGTACGTCTGCGAGGAGTGCGGCCACACAATGGGAACACAGGACGAACTGATGCTCCACCTCCAGTCGCTTCACCCCGACAGCGCCCTGCTGAAGGGGAAGATTGCAAAGAGAGCAtcaggagggggaggaagagagggaggatcAACCCCAGGTTCTCCCCAAGGACCTGATAGCGATGATACCACTGGATCAGCAGGGCAGTAG
- the mus81 gene encoding crossover junction endonuclease MUS81, protein MPAPESVRLGRKRALPSCPNPLFLQWLTELRDQAKEKGLKIQYTYQKAISSLNKYPLPLQNAKEAKILQNFGDGICKILDEKLQRYYREKGSNAPIHSLPEGAPPPGRLDNNNLAPSRKKNVAGNQGKEKGGGGGGEGGGGRKKKREYVPQKRSGGYAVLLTLYRQSQTPGSKGYMFKMELQTEAQRLCDKSFSVPDLGSKYTAWSSVSTLIQKNLVIKTHNPARYSLTDEGSALAERLESAEEGTKEGPDGDREEGRSEGGEDEVEEEGGPGVVDLTASDNEDDEEQDKIHPAEERPVCVAQPRSEDQVVSSGKHQDSQATSGKSNGARLLPGTYEILLCVDFIETTGGSSHRKQELVKELQRNGVNFDVRKLNVGDFLWVAREKVTPVPGQLRAPEGRELVLDYIIERKRMDDLCGSIIDGRFREQKFRLKRCGLRKPVYLVEECGTAASHLSLPETTLQQAIVNTQVVDGFFVKRVQDVRESAAYLTIMTRYLTKLYLNRTLICRSRELEGDGGSDEEGTGLPSCSLISFAEFNHGAIKNKCQTVREVFARQLMQISGLSGDKAAAILEQYSTPHSLLTAYERCVSEAEKEKLLSSIRYGKLKRNLGPALSRTVYQLYCTQGSLS, encoded by the exons ATGCCCGCTCCGGAGTCGGTCCGGCTGGGTCGGAAACGCGCCTTGCCCTCCTGCCCAAACCCGCTGTTCCTCCAGTGGCTCACTGAGCTCCGGGACCAGGCCAAAGAGAAAGGACTGAAGATCCAGTACACATACCAGAAG GCGATCAGCTCTTTGAATAAGTATCCACTGCCGCTCCAAAACGCCAAAGAGGCAAAGATCCTCCAGAACTTTGGAGACGGGATCTGTAAAATACTGGATGAAAAACTGCAACGATACTACAGAGAGAAAG gttCAAACGCTCCTATTCACTCTCTCCCCGAAGGAGCGCCCCCTCCTGGCAGACTAGACAACAACAACCTGGCTCCCTCCAGGAAG AAAAATGTTGCAGGGAAtcaagggaaggagaaaggaggaggaggaggaggtgaaggaggaggagggaggaagaagaagagggagtaCGTCCCCCAGAAGAGGTCTGGAGGTTATGCTGTCCTCCTCACTCTTTACAGACAATCACAG acCCCAGGTAGTAAAGGTTATATGTTTAAGATGGAGCTACAAACTGAAGCCCAACGTCTCTGTGATAAATCCTTCAGTGTG CCAGATCTCGGCAGTAAGTACACCGCCTGGTCTTCAGTCAGCACTCTGATCCAGAAGAACCTGGTGATAAAGACCCACAATCCTGCAAG GTATTCTCTGACAGACGAAGGTTCGGCTTTGGCTGAACGACTCGAGTCAGCAGAAGAAGGGACTAAAGAAGGTCCAGAtggggacagagaggagggcAGGAGTGAAGGCGGGGAGGAcgaggtggaagaggaaggcGGCCCCGGAGTTGTGGACCTTACCGCTAGCGATAATGAGGACGATGAAGAGCAGGACAAAATACA tcctgcagaggagagaccGGTCTGTGTCGCCCAGCCGAGGAGCGAAGATCAGGTGGTTTCATCAGGGAAGCACCAGGATTCACAGGCGACAAGCGGGAAGTCGAATGGAGCACGTCTCCTACCTGGAACCTACGAGATCTTACTCTGTGTTGACTTCATTGAGACGACTGG CGGCAGCAGCCATCGGAAGCAGGAGCTCGTCAAAGAGCTGCAGAGAAACGGAGTGAACTTCGATGTCAGGAAGCTAAACGTTGGAGACTTCCTGTGGGTGGCTCGGGAAAAGGTCACACCTGTTCCAG GTCAGCTGCGAGCACCAGAAGGCCGGGAGCTCGTCCTCGATTACATCattgagaggaagaggatggacGACTTGTGTGGTAGCATAATTGACGGACGCTTCAGGGAACAAAAG TTTCGGCTGAAGAGGTGCGGTCTTCGTAAGCCGGTCTATCTGGTAGAGGAGTGTGGGACGGCTGCTTCCCACCTGAGTTTACCTGAAACTACACTACAGCAGGCCATCGTCAACACACAG gTGGTCGATGGCTTCTTTGTGAAGAGAGTCCAGGATGTGCGGGAGTCGGCGGCCTACCTCACCATCATGACACGATACCTCACTAAGCTGTACCTg AACCGGACGCTGATCTGTCGCTCCAGAGAGCTGGAGGGTGATGGAGGAAGTGATGAGGAGGGGACAGGACTCCCTTCTTGCTCTCTCATTTCTTTTGCCGAGTTCAACCACGGTGCAATCAAGAACAAG tgtcaaactGTCAGAGAAGTGTTCGCCAGACAGTTGATGCAGATTAGCGGTTTGTCTGGAGACAAGGCCGCTGCTATACTGGAGCAGTACAGCACGCCACACAG CCTTCTGACGGCCTACGAACGGTGTGTAAGTGAAGCCGAGAAAGAGAAACTTCTCTCGTCCATCCGATACGGGAAGCTCAAGAG aaatTTGGGTCCAGCTCTGAGCAGAACAGTTTATCAGCTGTACTGTACTCAGGGATCGCTGTCATAG